TTCGCGCTGGAACCCAATGACCTCGTGCTCGCGAGTTGGGCCGCAGCGCGTCCGGCCGTGAACGCCGACCTGGCGCTCGACGTCTTCCGCCTGATCAGGGATCGGGTCGGGCGCGACGCCGTGGTAAGTCCAGGACACTCCTACTGGATGGTCGAGAATCTCGACGCCACTGTGGCCGAACACATCTGGGCGTACCAACTGCATCCGTACCTCGCCGAATACTGGTTCGAACGGCCGAGCGAACTGCGGCAGCTGGACGCTGACGTCCGGACCCTGATCGCGGAACGGGCATAAGGTGATCCAGCTCCGTGACTATCAACCCGACCTCGTCGAGCTGACGCACGACGAGGCATCCGAGCTGACCGCACTCGCCAAGGGTTCGGGGGGCACTGCTGGCAGGCCACGGGTCATCGAGCGGGTGACCGTCGGCGAAACCCAGGGCTGGTATCGAATCCAACCGGGACCGTACGTCGGTCGTTTCGCTCTCCGGTCGGGCCGCGTCATCGATATCACCAGCCGGTTCCCCTTCGAGAATGTGGCACAGCTACTCGGGCTCGCCGAGAGGACCACCCTGCTGGAGGAGGCTGGCGTGGATGCGGTCGGCGGGCACGGCCTGGTCGATCTCATCGGACTGGCGTTCGTCCGGGAGGCTGAGCGTCTCGTCGGGGCAGGACTCGCGAAGGGCTACGCCTCGCGCACCTTCGTCCGACCGCCCTATGCGGGAGCCCCTGACGTCGCCGCACACCTGGGTGCCGGAGCGGGTCTGCCCACCCGACTGGTGACAAGGGCCAACCGACTGACAATGGACATCCCGATCAACCGTCTCGTCGCCGCAGCGCACACCAAGCTGAGCCGGATGACCTACCAGAACCCGCAGCTATCTGCCCGCCTGCGCTCCCTGGCTCCCATCTTCGCTCAGATCAGTGGTTGGACCGAGGGCAGGCCACGTCTACCGGCCACGACCGTCCCGTCCCAGTATCGGAACGTCTCCGAGCTGAGCTATCTCGTCCTCGACGACAGGACTGCCCTACCCGTCGATGGCGCGGTCGCAGGCGTCAGCGTCCTGTTCAACATGACGAGGATTTGGGAGTTGTACGTGGGCAATTGGCTTACCCGGCAGTTGCCGGCGGGGCAGGCAGTGGCTCCTCGGTATCCGATCCCACTGACCGACAGTGGAGCCGAGATAATGGGTGTCGCCGACTTCGTCCTATTAGAGGGAAATAGGCCGGTTAGTGTTTATGACGCGAAGTACCGAAAGTGGAAAGACCGGCCCAGCACCGACGAACTCTACCAACTCGTGACGTACGCGCACCGGTTGCGGCTCCGGCATGCCGGTCTCGTGTATCCAGGATCCAGGTCGGCGACCACCAGGGTCACCGTCGGCGATATCACGCTCGAATCGATCGCCATTCCGGTCACCTCCAGGGAGACATGACCATCTGAAGCAGCCGATACCAACGGACATCCATCGGCCTTCTCTCTGGGGTTCGGGCAACCGGTGTTCGCCAGGGTGTACCTCGCCTCGTTCGTTCCGCTCAGGAAGTCGGCCATAGGGCCACCCTTCGCGTACAAAGCTGTCCCGGTCGTCGACGACCCGGGTCGACGGGCACAAGCGGAATCCATAGCGATTAGGTCAATGAGACTCGATGCGTCCATGGCTCATGAGCCGCCCGCACTCACGTGGTCGAGGTGTGCTCTCGCCGACTTCTACATCCACGATCGGGCATTGCACGAGCCCGGGTGCCACGGCCAGACGCACCAAGTCAGAGTCGGTC
This portion of the Micromonospora zamorensis genome encodes:
- a CDS encoding 5-methylcytosine restriction system specificity protein McrC is translated as MIQLRDYQPDLVELTHDEASELTALAKGSGGTAGRPRVIERVTVGETQGWYRIQPGPYVGRFALRSGRVIDITSRFPFENVAQLLGLAERTTLLEEAGVDAVGGHGLVDLIGLAFVREAERLVGAGLAKGYASRTFVRPPYAGAPDVAAHLGAGAGLPTRLVTRANRLTMDIPINRLVAAAHTKLSRMTYQNPQLSARLRSLAPIFAQISGWTEGRPRLPATTVPSQYRNVSELSYLVLDDRTALPVDGAVAGVSVLFNMTRIWELYVGNWLTRQLPAGQAVAPRYPIPLTDSGAEIMGVADFVLLEGNRPVSVYDAKYRKWKDRPSTDELYQLVTYAHRLRLRHAGLVYPGSRSATTRVTVGDITLESIAIPVTSRET